From Toxorhynchites rutilus septentrionalis strain SRP chromosome 2, ASM2978413v1, whole genome shotgun sequence, a single genomic window includes:
- the LOC129771640 gene encoding uncharacterized protein LOC129771640 produces the protein MQQAAFTSKIPTGSLVPKRSLANREPGVHGESNGKRSVIKPILKPNQMQQWNERMIEDETPPPLVPSEVILVDDDEDLFDWEPLDATEMEMAVFQRMKFERDLRKAQAENIKLRQENQRLKATKGYLRASKANLLSIVGPTGFPIVLMKYVMRYQNEAVTEADHASESMRAESISGDFFKYVN, from the exons ATGCAGCAAGCGGCATTCACGTCCAAGATTCCCACCGGGTCGTTAGTCCCAAAACGCTCTTTGGCCAACCGGGAACCTGGAGTGCATGGAGAATCGAATGGAAAACGCTCCGTCATCAAG ccaATTTTAAAGCCAAACCAGATGCAGCAGTGGAACGAGCGAATGATTGAAGATGAAACGCCTCCACCTCTGGTTCCCAGTGAAGTAATTCTCGTTGATGATGACGAGGATTTGTTCGACTGGGAGCCATTGGATGCAACGGAGATGGAGATGGCGGTGTTCCAGAGAATGAAGTTTGAGAGAGATCTTCGGAAGGCGCAAGCAGAGAATATCAAACTGCGGCAGGAAAATCAACGACTGAAAGCAACAAAAGGG TATTTGCGAGCCTCCAAGGCGAATCTCCTGTCCATAGTTGGACCTACTGGATTCCCTATAGTACTGATGAAATATGTC ATGAGATACCAAAACGAAGCAGTTACTGAAGCAGATCATGCAAGCGAATCCATGAGAGCAGAGAGCATTTCcggagatttttttaaatatgttaaTTGA
- the LOC129771639 gene encoding uncharacterized protein LOC129771639: MQRAAFTSKIPTGSLVPKRSLANREPGVHGESNGKRSVIKPILKPNQMQQWNERMIEDETPPPLVPSEVILVDDDEDLFDWEPLDATEMEMAVFQRMKFERDLRKAQAENIKLRQENQRLKATKGYLRASKANLLSIVGPTGFPIVLMKYVMRYQNEAVTEADHASESMRAESISGDFFKYVN; this comes from the exons ATGCAGCGAGCGGCATTCACGTCCAAGATTCCCACCGGGTCGTTAGTCCCAAAACGCTCTTTGGCCAACCGGGAACCCGGAGTGCATGGAGAATCGAATGGAAAACGCTCCGTCATCAAG CCAATTTTAAAGCCAAACCAGATGCAGCAGTGGAACGAGCGAATGATTGAAGATGAAACGCCTCCACCTCTGGTTCCCAGTGAAGTAATTCTCGTTGATGATGACGAGGATTTGTTCGACTGGGAGCCATTGGATGCAACGGAGATGGAGATGGCGGTGTTCCAGAGAATGAAGTTTGAGAGAGATCTTCGGAAGGCGCAAGCAGAGAATATCAAACTGCGGCAGGAAAATCAACGACTGAAAGCAACAAAAGGG TATTTGCGAGCCTCCAAGGCGAATCTCCTGTCCATAGTTGGACCTACTGGATTCCCTATAGTACTGATGAAATATGTC ATGAGATACCAAAACGAAGCAGTTACTGAAGCAGATCATGCAAGCGAATCCATGAGAGCAGAGAGCATTTCcggagatttttttaaatatgttaaTTGA
- the LOC129771645 gene encoding uncharacterized protein LOC129771645, which yields MQQAAFTSKIPTGSLVPKRSLANREPGVHGESNGKRSVIKPILKPNQMQQWNERMIEDETPPPLVPSEVILVDDDEDLFDWEPLDATEMEMAVFQRMKFERDLRKAQAENIKLRQENQRLKATKGVSFLNRCRFESLLLMIGEIAESILCYGFWLLL from the exons ATGCAGCAAGCGGCATTCACGTCCAAGATTCCCACCGGGTCGTTAGTCCCAAAACGCTCTTTGGCCAACCGGGAACCTGGAGTGCATGGAGAATCGAATGGAAAACGCTCCGTCATCAAG ccaATTTTAAAGCCAAACCAGATGCAGCAGTGGAACGAGCGAATGATTGAAGATGAAACGCCTCCACCTCTGGTTCCCAGTGAAGTAATTCTCGTTGATGATGACGAGGATTTGTTCGACTGGGAGCCATTGGATGCAACGGAGATGGAGATGGCGGTGTTCCAGAGAATGAAGTTTGAGAGAGATCTTCGGAAGGCGCAAGCAGAGAATATCAAACTGCGGCAGGAAAATCAACGACTGAAAGCAACAAAAGGGGTAAGTTTTCTCAATCGTTGTCGTTTTGAATCCTTACTATTAATGATAGGCGAGATAGCGGAATCAATTTTATGTTATGGTTTTTGGTTATTGTTGTGA
- the LOC129771642 gene encoding uncharacterized protein LOC129771642 codes for MQRAAFTSKIPTGSLVPKRSLANREPGVHGESNGKRSVIKPILKPNQMQQWNERMIEDETPPPLVPSEVILVDDDEDLFDWEPLDATEMEMAVFQRMKIERDLRKAQAENIKLRQENQRLKATKGVSFLNRCRFESLLLMIGEIAESILCYGFWLLL; via the exons ATGCAGCGAGCGGCATTCACGTCCAAGATTCCCACCGGGTCGTTAGTCCCAAAACGCTCTTTGGCCAACCGGGAACCCGGAGTGCATGGAGAATCGAATGGAAAACGCTCCGTCATCAAG CCAATTTTAAAGCCAAACCAGATGCAGCAGTGGAACGAGCGAATGATTGAAGATGAAACGCCTCCACCTCTGGTTCCCAGTGAAGTAATTCTCGTTGATGATGACGAGGATTTGTTCGACTGGGAGCCATTGGATGCAACGGAGATGGAGATGGCGGTGTTCCAGAGAATGAAGATTGAGAGAGATCTTCGGAAGGCGCAAGCAGAGAATATCAAACTGCGGCAGGAAAATCAACGACTGAAAGCAACAAAAGGGGTAAGTTTTCTCAATCGTTGTCGTTTTGAATCCTTACTATTAATGATAGGCGAGATAGCGGAATCAATTTTATGTTATGGTTTTTGGTTATTGTTGTGA